One window of the Streptomyces asoensis genome contains the following:
- a CDS encoding ATP-binding protein, with the protein MSPHTTSSPQPLDTWSPDRTHWIELPAHRSSVSVARRAISARLAAWRLPGELCADAVLLVSELAANAVRHTLGTRFLCGVGLVTDGLLRLEVHDHDRTGRGLPRREPGPDDEGGRGLFLVEQLAESWGVDRSRLTGGNAVWATMTA; encoded by the coding sequence GTGTCCCCCCACACGACGTCCTCACCCCAGCCCTTGGACACCTGGAGCCCCGACCGGACGCACTGGATCGAACTCCCGGCACACCGCTCCAGCGTCTCGGTGGCCCGCCGTGCCATCAGCGCGCGGCTGGCCGCCTGGCGGCTGCCGGGCGAGCTGTGCGCGGACGCGGTCCTGCTCGTGTCCGAGCTGGCCGCCAATGCCGTACGGCACACGCTCGGCACCCGCTTCCTGTGCGGCGTAGGACTCGTCACGGACGGGCTCCTGCGCCTGGAGGTGCACGATCACGACCGTACGGGACGGGGGCTGCCCCGCCGCGAGCCCGGGCCGGACGACGAGGGCGGCCGCGGCCTCTTCCTCGTCGAGCAGCTCGCCGAGTCCTGGGGAGTCGACCGGTCGAGGCTCACCGGCGGCAACGCGGTCTGGGCGACCATGACGGCCTGA